In Anaerolineales bacterium, the following proteins share a genomic window:
- a CDS encoding glycosyltransferase family 39 protein: MTNEQPEDLQDPIKIRRLIGLFGIVLLLLSQLLLASQPLDESFVFPRSTWITVVGLILFLSTLLIRPTLRLQKIAALPLFRDDVFWIFTAAAFSGLAAVGATLYQRNYIPVLSIWLMAGFCYLFTFARGVVSPEKIRAAIRDNRNELLTVTAIIALAVTLRFYRLGELPRVLDGDEGLIGLAAQSTVDGRLANPFALWENFGALYLQLINAAFRIFGESPFALRLPPAIGGALGAIALYLLARQIGGRKIALIAAILLAMSHTHIHFSRIVSVAYVHGAWLAPLELYFLYSGLEKRQSWRTALGGILLAFNFSIYLTAQVIVGLALVYMLIAFLFYRSWFKAALPAALAFWGGFIVMILPEALYISKHPEEFLNRLSQDGMFQSGWLTATMQSTGQSAVTILFERIVHAFLSLVFYPAIDFYGSPSSMLTVVSSVLFLVGLGIALYRVRQPAYLLLNGYFWGTTVAVGVFAVPPSADSYRMLMAFPAAVIMCAIGLDQILETWGIGWEKARNVYAFSTASVLIGLLILNVWIYYGDFAGQCRFGGNLESRFASYLGTYARTVESESNIYLLSNPIFFYGSHASTDFLSQRRPIVNHADSLDVLNPISGETIIANPHRIAELESWVRLHPGGTVHYLYDCRTTILMAYQLP; the protein is encoded by the coding sequence ATGACAAATGAACAACCTGAAGATCTTCAGGATCCCATTAAGATTCGACGTTTGATCGGCTTGTTTGGCATTGTCCTTTTACTACTAAGTCAATTGCTGTTGGCATCCCAGCCGCTGGACGAATCGTTTGTCTTCCCTCGTTCTACATGGATAACCGTCGTGGGGCTGATTTTGTTCTTATCCACCCTTTTGATCCGCCCAACGTTACGTTTGCAGAAGATTGCCGCGCTCCCTCTATTTCGCGATGATGTGTTCTGGATTTTTACTGCGGCGGCATTCTCTGGCTTGGCGGCGGTGGGCGCGACGCTCTACCAGAGAAATTACATTCCGGTCTTATCCATCTGGCTGATGGCTGGGTTTTGTTATCTGTTTACGTTCGCGCGTGGGGTTGTTTCCCCGGAAAAAATCCGAGCGGCGATCCGGGATAACCGGAATGAACTTTTGACCGTCACGGCAATCATAGCTCTTGCTGTCACACTACGCTTTTATAGGCTTGGCGAGTTGCCCCGCGTCCTGGACGGCGATGAAGGTTTGATCGGGCTGGCGGCTCAATCCACAGTGGATGGGAGGCTTGCGAATCCGTTTGCTTTGTGGGAAAACTTCGGCGCGCTCTATCTCCAACTGATCAACGCCGCGTTTCGGATCTTCGGCGAATCTCCCTTTGCCCTGCGGTTGCCGCCAGCGATCGGAGGCGCGCTTGGGGCTATTGCCCTTTACCTGCTTGCGCGCCAGATCGGCGGACGAAAGATCGCGCTGATCGCCGCCATTCTTTTGGCGATGTCACATACGCACATCCATTTCAGCCGCATTGTTTCCGTCGCCTACGTGCATGGCGCCTGGCTTGCCCCGCTCGAATTGTATTTCTTATACAGCGGACTCGAAAAACGGCAAAGTTGGCGGACTGCGCTTGGCGGAATTCTCTTGGCGTTTAACTTTTCGATTTACCTGACCGCCCAAGTGATCGTTGGCTTGGCGTTGGTCTACATGCTCATTGCCTTTCTCTTTTATCGTTCGTGGTTCAAAGCGGCTCTGCCCGCCGCGCTGGCGTTCTGGGGTGGGTTCATTGTCATGATCCTGCCCGAGGCGCTTTACATCTCCAAACATCCCGAAGAGTTCTTGAACCGCCTATCGCAAGATGGGATGTTTCAATCCGGCTGGCTGACCGCCACCATGCAAAGTACTGGGCAAAGCGCCGTAACCATCTTGTTTGAACGGATTGTCCACGCGTTTCTGTCCCTTGTTTTTTATCCCGCGATCGATTTCTACGGTTCCCCCTCGTCAATGTTAACGGTCGTGTCGTCCGTTTTATTTCTTGTCGGTTTGGGAATCGCCCTCTACCGAGTACGACAACCCGCCTACCTGCTTCTGAACGGCTATTTCTGGGGGACGACCGTCGCGGTCGGAGTCTTTGCCGTTCCCCCCTCCGCCGATTCCTATCGGATGTTGATGGCGTTCCCTGCAGCGGTAATCATGTGCGCCATCGGTCTGGACCAGATTCTTGAAACGTGGGGCATCGGCTGGGAAAAGGCGCGGAACGTATACGCGTTCTCTACGGCAAGCGTGCTGATCGGTCTGCTTATTCTCAATGTGTGGATATATTATGGAGACTTTGCCGGTCAATGCCGGTTCGGCGGAAACCTCGAAAGCCGGTTTGCATCTTACCTTGGAACGTATGCCAGAACGGTCGAGAGCGAATCGAATATCTATTTGCTCAGCAATCCGATTTTTTTCTACGGGAGTCACGCCTCAACCGACTTCCTGAGTCAGCGCAGACCGATCGTTAACCATGCCGATTCGCTGGATGTGTTGAACCCGATCTCCGGTGAAACGATCATCGCCAACCCACACCGCATTGCAGAGTTGGAAAGTTGGGTGCGGCTCCATCCGGGAGGTACGGTTCACTACCTCTATGATTGTAGGACCACGATCCTCATGGCATATCAATTACCTTGA
- a CDS encoding DinB family protein: MDKTELLSNLKDSNQRVLKWFTEIPAKDFFHREGEVWSASDNVDHLIKSHKPIAMAMRLPKLSLRGMFGWANQPSRSYEAVCRVYREALAQGGVASGRYLPEQRSPENPEAAKADLLNQFSKASGDLVSVAEKWDEADLDGYLLPHPLIGKLTVREMLYFTIYHNLRHASQEGD; this comes from the coding sequence ATGGACAAAACAGAATTACTATCCAACTTGAAAGACTCAAACCAACGTGTGTTGAAATGGTTTACCGAAATCCCTGCGAAAGATTTTTTTCACCGCGAGGGCGAGGTGTGGTCGGCGTCGGATAATGTGGATCACCTCATCAAGTCGCATAAGCCGATTGCGATGGCGATGAGGTTGCCCAAACTATCCCTGCGGGGAATGTTTGGGTGGGCGAATCAGCCGTCCCGTAGTTATGAAGCGGTTTGTCGGGTGTATCGCGAGGCGCTTGCCCAAGGAGGAGTCGCATCGGGCAGGTATCTTCCTGAACAGCGAAGTCCGGAGAATCCCGAAGCCGCAAAAGCGGACTTGTTGAATCAATTTTCAAAAGCGAGCGGCGATCTTGTCTCGGTCGCTGAAAAATGGGACGAGGCTGATTTGGACGGTTATCTTCTCCCCCACCCGCTGATCGGAAAGTTGACGGTGCGCGAGATGTTGTATTTCACGATCTATCACAATTTGCGCCACGCAAGCCAAGAAGGGGATTGA
- a CDS encoding TerC family protein, with protein MEGSIWLWIGFNLFVLALLAIDLGVFHKKAHAVSIKEAAIWSGVWIGLSLLFNLGLYFFWNTISPGSSYSNSEAALAFLTGYLLEKSLSVDNIFVFVLLFTFFAVPAAYQHRVLFWGIIGALIMRGTLIVVGAALLKEFHWIIYIFGAFLIYTGFRMASHQSTELIPDQNLLLRIFRKTMPITETYEEDKFFVRRAGKLLATPLFVVLLVVESTDLIFAVDSIPAIFAVTDNPFIVYTSNVFAILGLRSLYFLLAGVVDKFHYLKLGLSVVLVFVGVKMLIVDFYKIPVGISLGVIASVLTVSIIASLIRSRRMEKLEATASQS; from the coding sequence ATGGAAGGAAGCATCTGGTTATGGATCGGATTCAATTTATTCGTATTGGCGCTGCTCGCCATAGATTTGGGGGTCTTCCACAAAAAGGCACATGCCGTTTCGATCAAGGAAGCGGCGATCTGGAGCGGGGTTTGGATCGGGTTATCACTGCTGTTCAATCTCGGCTTATACTTTTTCTGGAATACGATCTCGCCAGGCAGTTCCTATTCCAACAGCGAAGCCGCGCTCGCCTTCCTCACAGGTTATCTGCTTGAAAAGTCGCTCAGCGTAGACAATATTTTTGTTTTCGTTCTGCTCTTCACTTTCTTCGCCGTCCCTGCCGCCTATCAACACCGCGTCTTGTTCTGGGGCATCATCGGCGCGCTGATCATGCGCGGCACATTGATCGTCGTCGGTGCGGCGTTGCTCAAAGAATTCCATTGGATCATCTACATCTTCGGCGCGTTCCTGATCTACACCGGCTTCCGCATGGCGTCGCATCAATCCACCGAGTTGATACCCGACCAAAACCTGCTATTGAGAATCTTCCGAAAGACCATGCCCATTACCGAAACGTACGAGGAAGATAAATTCTTCGTCCGCCGTGCGGGAAAACTGCTGGCAACGCCGCTCTTCGTCGTACTGCTCGTCGTCGAAAGCACAGACCTCATCTTCGCGGTCGATTCCATCCCCGCCATCTTCGCGGTGACAGACAACCCGTTCATCGTCTACACCTCGAACGTGTTCGCCATCCTCGGCTTACGCTCGCTCTACTTCCTGCTCGCCGGCGTAGTGGACAAATTCCACTATCTCAAACTCGGGCTCTCAGTGGTGTTGGTCTTTGTCGGCGTCAAAATGTTGATCGTGGACTTTTATAAAATCCCCGTCGGGATCTCGCTCGGAGTCATTGCATCTGTCCTCACCGTCTCTATCATTGCGTCACTGATCCGCTCACGACGGATGGAAAAACTGGAAGCGACGGCAAGCCAATCGTAA
- a CDS encoding class I SAM-dependent methyltransferase: MDPREYDLMYRVEDEHWWYRGMEAITRKLLGRWFRDSVPLKILDAGCGTGAAMSNFLTDYGLVTGVDIEPLALAYCQKRDLTRLTCASVLDLPFASATFDLVASFDVLYERAVADDLAALREFARILAPGGRVLLRLPAYDWLRGAHDKVVHTRKRYTIKEVAHLLAQSGFTLEHISFANMFLFPLAVIKRLSERLIPPSEEHSDLTLNAGPFNRVLQKILASEAPLVAGSGLPFGLSVVAVGRR; encoded by the coding sequence TTGGACCCGCGTGAATACGATCTCATGTACCGCGTCGAAGATGAGCATTGGTGGTATCGCGGCATGGAAGCCATCACGCGGAAGTTGCTCGGTCGTTGGTTTAGAGATTCCGTTCCTCTTAAAATCCTTGACGCGGGATGTGGAACCGGCGCCGCCATGTCGAACTTTTTGACAGATTATGGACTCGTGACCGGCGTGGATATCGAACCCCTAGCCCTCGCCTACTGCCAAAAGCGCGACTTGACTCGCCTAACCTGCGCTTCCGTTCTCGACCTTCCGTTTGCTTCCGCCACCTTCGACCTTGTCGCCAGTTTCGACGTTCTCTACGAGCGCGCGGTCGCCGACGACCTTGCCGCGTTGCGTGAATTTGCTCGCATCCTCGCCCCCGGCGGACGTGTGCTTTTGCGACTTCCTGCCTACGATTGGCTTCGCGGAGCGCACGACAAGGTGGTACACACCCGAAAACGCTACACCATAAAAGAGGTTGCGCATTTGCTTGCCCAAAGCGGATTTACCCTCGAACACATTTCTTTCGCCAACATGTTCTTGTTTCCGCTCGCTGTAATCAAACGATTAAGCGAGAGGTTGATACCGCCCTCAGAGGAACATTCCGATCTAACTCTGAATGCCGGTCCGTTCAATCGAGTTTTGCAAAAAATCCTTGCATCCGAAGCGCCGCTTGTCGCCGGCAGCGGCTTGCCGTTCGGCTTGAGCGTTGTTGCAGTGGGCAGGAGGTGA
- a CDS encoding class I SAM-dependent methyltransferase, with translation MPAINLEKAALRGEPSYVWRAGQQRRFEMIARAAGERVKGIILENGCGIGMYVERLAQFGGTVIGLEYDFDRAREAKANSPHILNAAGEFLPLLSDVFDLILSHEVIEHVQDDRAAIREMVRVLKPGGRIVLFCPNRGYPVETHGIYWKGKYYFGNKLFVNYLPRKWRDKLAPHVRVYSKKDLLKLFEGLPVKFIEQTVIFGAYDNIIARLGIAGKLLRGVLQFLEKTPLKVFGLSHFWVIEKI, from the coding sequence ATGCCAGCGATCAACCTTGAAAAAGCCGCTTTGCGCGGCGAACCGTCTTATGTGTGGCGAGCCGGGCAACAACGACGGTTCGAGATGATCGCGCGCGCCGCAGGCGAACGCGTCAAAGGAATCATTCTCGAAAACGGATGCGGCATCGGGATGTATGTGGAGCGCCTCGCGCAATTCGGTGGAACGGTGATCGGATTGGAATACGACTTCGACCGCGCGCGCGAAGCGAAAGCGAACTCGCCTCACATTCTCAACGCGGCTGGGGAATTTCTTCCGCTTCTTTCCGACGTGTTCGACCTGATTCTCAGCCATGAGGTGATCGAACACGTGCAAGACGACCGCGCCGCCATCCGCGAAATGGTACGCGTACTCAAACCGGGCGGCAGAATCGTGTTGTTCTGCCCGAACCGCGGCTACCCTGTAGAAACGCATGGAATTTATTGGAAGGGGAAATATTATTTTGGCAACAAGTTATTCGTCAATTATCTGCCACGAAAATGGCGCGACAAGCTTGCCCCGCATGTGCGCGTGTATTCAAAAAAAGATTTGTTGAAACTTTTCGAGGGTTTGCCTGTTAAGTTCATCGAGCAGACAGTCATCTTTGGCGCGTACGACAACATCATTGCGCGGTTGGGAATCGCAGGCAAACTTTTGCGTGGTGTTCTGCAATTTTTGGAAAAGACGCCGCTGAAAGTTTTTGGACTGTCCCATTTTTGGGTTATAGAAAAGATTTGA
- a CDS encoding glycosyltransferase family 2 protein, translating to MTTNPIHGRISSISAVFPAYNDGGSIASMIGAASVALRQVSDDYEIIVVNDGSADYTATILDEMERKYPELKVVHHPKNRGYGAALQTGFKTATKDWVFYTDGDSQYNPLELPLLVDALQDGVDVVNGYKLTRNDSLTRAVIGRAYHNLVKLFFSIRIRDVDCDFRLIPRRIINEIKLESLSGAICLEMVKKIEDAGYVFAEVPVNHYSRKYGVSQFFVPWRILRTFRRLAILYWKLVIRKEHKRAEQK from the coding sequence GTGACAACCAACCCTATTCATGGACGTATTTCCAGCATCAGCGCGGTATTTCCCGCGTATAACGACGGCGGCTCGATCGCCAGCATGATCGGCGCGGCGAGCGTCGCTTTGCGGCAGGTATCCGACGATTACGAAATTATCGTCGTCAATGACGGCAGCGCCGACTACACAGCGACCATCTTGGATGAAATGGAAAGAAAATATCCCGAATTGAAGGTCGTTCATCATCCAAAAAATCGGGGCTATGGCGCGGCGCTACAGACCGGCTTCAAAACGGCAACAAAGGATTGGGTTTTTTATACGGACGGCGATTCGCAATATAACCCGCTGGAATTACCCCTGCTCGTTGACGCTTTGCAAGATGGGGTGGATGTGGTCAACGGCTACAAACTCACCCGCAATGATTCCTTGACTCGCGCCGTCATCGGTCGCGCGTACCACAACCTTGTTAAACTATTTTTCAGCATTCGCATCCGAGACGTGGATTGTGATTTCCGCCTCATCCCGCGTCGAATTATCAATGAGATCAAATTGGAGAGTCTGAGTGGAGCGATCTGCCTTGAAATGGTCAAGAAGATCGAAGATGCCGGATATGTGTTTGCAGAAGTGCCAGTCAATCACTACTCTCGCAAATACGGCGTCTCTCAATTCTTTGTCCCGTGGCGCATCCTTCGCACGTTTCGCCGGCTTGCGATTCTGTATTGGAAACTTGTCATTCGCAAGGAACACAAACGCGCCGAACAAAAATGA